One window from the genome of Osmerus eperlanus chromosome 1, fOsmEpe2.1, whole genome shotgun sequence encodes:
- the eif4enif1 gene encoding eukaryotic translation initiation factor 4E transporter isoform X1: MSQGIRLESKNKSLALDLPPEVMEKDACVEEKDNGEAVMELVNEPVRDPVKDPNASSAYRYSKEELLEIKEYPFSNERPECLSEKYDSDGVWDPEKWHASLYPTSECSSPVEGYKKEYVEDRVPLKRRIADPRERLKEDDLDVVLSPQRRSFGGGCQGIAAPAPLTRRPVSPLENKENETLRLGGARRIGSGRIMAARGFEREGRVEKERERERDFKDKRFRQRDFGDKRVFSERRRNDSYAEEEPEWFSGGPTSQSETIELIGFDDKILEEDKRRPKRSRKRTDSVREAVECNGGLAEEPDVVRDSTADQEVPHPEVLPEQTSGDFDFNEFFNLEKTMPGLASMIEDVLGEGPVSASRFSRWFSSNLSPSGSRSSSLRSTPHEELERLAGFDPRCTSPSQGPAPYFTPIQSERKEKVDILELLHKAKIDLKPLLSSLSVNKARLRESTHSGVVLSLEEVEGGLKGLKVSSEPQARKAPHQQRGDGTPFMAEHLEEALTGSSVGPRGRPRDPDMSAFNKLVSSMKASGTLPTHPKVNTNNLQQSSDPTLMPLPEAQVPAPQPKNIFQELLGAQCPPHSGSPILLSSLLPSPDALPASTHGLLQHRGPSPPLFPQRAPSPDYFSGRMQPAAGFPVGPPPMLADQFPGMHRSLSPGPTPQQQMRVLSMGIDQADLEALVFQQDLALHAHHSFQAGYNKQLQDKAYRNRQPQMNRSPVPGPHPAGRNSPCNAVTVLSASFTPTSVIRKMYETKEKSRDEPGSRPEGKEDAGNFQEDGSSPNSFLEGMDGNGPQTGGVKACSTPLSSQTRPSKEQERPKPGSAGHHTPTLVSPGPSFPRPIYPVPLLSHVPIVRPPPPQLHPSVVQRMLAQGIQPQQLGPALLQAGIFPQHVDLAQLQSLPPALLGQPLYPLGATGHPLLPPRANTHMQLAVMQQQLQQQQRPTLHHPTVHGPQSQNHGPHRTNHSQRREGSPPLGLAKWFGSDVLEQPLPSMPAKVISVDELEFRP, translated from the exons ATGAGTCAAGGA ATACGACTAGAATCCAAGAACAAAAGTCTTGCATTGGATTTGCCCCCTGAAGTCATGGAGAAGGATGCGTGTGTTGAAGAAAAGGATAATGGTGAAGCCGTCATGGAGCTTGTAAATGAGCCAGTGAGAGACCCAGTGAAAGACCCAAATGCATCATCAGCTTACAGATACTCAAAG GAGGAGCTTTTGGAAATAAAGGAATACCCATTCTCTAATGAAAGGCCTGAGTGTCTTTCAGAAAAATATGACAG TGATGGTGTGTGGGACCCAGAGAAATGGCATGCCTCACTCTACCCAACATCAGAGTGTAGCTCCCCAGTAGAAGGTTATAAAAAGGAATATGTGGAAGATCGAGTCCCTTTGAAACGTAGAATTGCAG ATCCCCGTGAGCGACTAAAGGAGGATGACCTAGATGTTGTGCTGAGTCCCCAACGCCGCAGCTTTGGAGGGGGCTGTCAGGGCATTGCTGCTCCTGCACCTCTTACCCGCCGCCCTGTCAGCCCATTGGAGAACAAGGAGAACGAGACTCTCAGACTAGGAGGGGCTCGCCGCATCGGCAGTGGTCGCATCATGGCAGCACGAGGCTTTGAGAGGGAAGGTCgtgtagagaaagaaagagaacgagagagggactTTAAGGATAAGAGGTTCCGG CAGCGAGACTTTGGTGACAAGCGTGTTTTCAGTGAAAGAAGAAGGAATGACTCCTATGCAGAAGAGGAACCTGAATGGTTCTCAGGAggtcctaccagccaatcagagaccatTGAGCTCATTGGATTTGATGACAAGATTCTGGAGGAAGATAAACGTAGACCCAAGCGTTCAAGGAAGCGAACGGACTCTGTGAGAGAAG CAGTGGAATGTAATGGTGGTTTAGCAGAGGAGCCAGATGTGGTCCGAGATTCCACTGCAGATCAGGAGGTCCCACACCCGGAGGTCCTCCCAGAGCAAACATCTGGAGACTTTGACTTCAATGAGTTCTTCAACCTGGAGAAGACCATGCCAGGGTTGGCTTCG ATGATAGAAGATGTTCTGGGGGAGGGCCCTGTATCAGCCAGCCGCTTCAGCCGATGGTTCTCTAGTAACCTGAGCCCCTCTGGTAGCCGCTCCAGCAGTCTACGCTCCACCCCACACGAAGAGCTGGAAAGACTGGCAG GCTTCGACCCCCGATGTACCTCCCCCAGCCAGGGACCGGCACCGTACTTCACGCCCATCCAGTCAGAGCGCAAGGAGAAGGTCGATATCCTGGAGCTGCTTCACAAGGCCAAGATAGACCTGAAGCCTCTCCTCTCAAGCCTTTCTGTCAACAAGGCGCGACTACGAGAGAGTA CTCACTCAGGTGTGGTGCTCtctctggaggaggtggagggagggctaAAGGGGCTGAAAGTGAGTTCTGAGCCACAGGCTCGCAAGGCTCCCCATCAGCAGCGGGGGGATGGAACACCCTTCATGGCTGAGCATCTGGAAGAAGCTTTAACAGGCAGCTCTGTGGGGCCCCGCGGCCGTCCACGGGATCCTGACATGTCAGCCTTCAACAAGCTGGTCAGCAGCATGAAGGCAAGTGGAACTTTGCCTACCCACCCCAAAGTCAACACCAACAAC CTTCAGCAATCCTCAGACCCTACCCTGATGCCACTGCCTGAAGCCCAGGTGCCCGCTCCACAGCCGAAGAACATATTCCAG GAGCTCCTGGGTGCTCAGTGTCCTCCACACAGTGGCTCCCCCATACTCCTCAGCAGCCTGCTGCCCAGCCCTGATGCCCTGCCAGCCTCTACCCATGGCCTGTTGCAGCACAGGGgcccctcacccccactctTCCCACAGAGGGCACCATCACCAGACTACTTTAGTGGACGCATGCAGCCTGCAGCAG GGTTTCCTGTTGGTCCACCACCTATGTTGGCAGATCAGTTCCCAGGCATGCATCGATCATTGAGCCCTGGACCTACTCCACAGCAGCAG ATGAGGGTGCTCTCTATGGGGATAGATCAGGCTGACCTGGAGGCCCTGGTGTTTCAGCAGGACTTGGCTCTGCATGCGCATCACTCTTTCCAGGCAGGCTACAACAAGCAGCTCCAGGACAAGGCCTATCGCAACAG ACAACCACAAATGAATCGGTCCCCAGTCCCAGGCCCTCATCCTGCTGGCAGAAACTCTCCTTGCAATGCAgtcactgtg CTGTCTGCGTCCTTTACTCCCACATCTGTGATCCGAAAAATGTACGAGACAAAAGAGAAAAGTAGAGATGAGCCAGGTAGTCGTCCTGAGGGCAAGGAGGACGCTGGAAACTTTCAAGAAG ACGGCAGCTCCCCTAATTCTTTCCTGGAAGGAATGGATGGGAATGGTCCTCAGACTGGTGGGGTAAAAGCCTGCTCCACCCCACTCTCCTCCCAAACTCGGCCCTCCAAGGAACAAGAGCGTCCAAAGCCCGGCTCTGCTGGACACCATACTCCCACATTGGTGTCCCCTGGGCCATCCTTTCCCAGACCTATCTATCCAGTACCACTGCTATCCCATGTTCCAATCGTacgtccccctccaccccagcttCACCCCAGCGTGGTGCAAAGGATGTTGGCCCAGGGAATCCAGCCCCAACAGCTTGGCCCGGCTTTGCTACAAGCAG GTATATTTCCACAACATGTAGACCTTGCACAGCTTCAGAGCTTACCCCCTGCCTTGCTTGGACAACCCCTCTACCCACTTGGTGCAACAGGGCACCCTCTCTTACCTCCCAGAGCCAACACCCACATGCAGCTAGCAGTTATGCAGCAGCAACTCCAACAGCAACAAAGACCAA CACTGCATCATCCAACAGTCCACGGCCCTCAGTCTCAAAACCATGGCCCCCATCGGACGAACCACTCCCAGCGGCGCGAGGGCAGCCCCCCTCTCGGCCTGGCCAAGTGGTTTGGCTCGGATGTACTGGAGCAGCCCCTTCCCTCCATGCCTGCTAAAGTTATAAGCGTTGACGAACTGGAGTTCCGGCCGTGA
- the eif4enif1 gene encoding eukaryotic translation initiation factor 4E transporter isoform X4, with translation MEKDACVEEKDNGEAVMELVNEPVRDPVKDPNASSAYRYSKEELLEIKEYPFSNERPECLSEKYDSDGVWDPEKWHASLYPTSECSSPVEGYKKEYVEDRVPLKRRIADPRERLKEDDLDVVLSPQRRSFGGGCQGIAAPAPLTRRPVSPLENKENETLRLGGARRIGSGRIMAARGFEREGRVEKERERERDFKDKRFRQRDFGDKRVFSERRRNDSYAEEEPEWFSGGPTSQSETIELIGFDDKILEEDKRRPKRSRKRTDSVREAVECNGGLAEEPDVVRDSTADQEVPHPEVLPEQTSGDFDFNEFFNLEKTMPGLASMIEDVLGEGPVSASRFSRWFSSNLSPSGSRSSSLRSTPHEELERLAGFDPRCTSPSQGPAPYFTPIQSERKEKVDILELLHKAKIDLKPLLSSLSVNKARLRESTHSGVVLSLEEVEGGLKGLKVSSEPQARKAPHQQRGDGTPFMAEHLEEALTGSSVGPRGRPRDPDMSAFNKLVSSMKASGTLPTHPKVNTNNLQQSSDPTLMPLPEAQVPAPQPKNIFQELLGAQCPPHSGSPILLSSLLPSPDALPASTHGLLQHRGPSPPLFPQRAPSPDYFSGRMQPAAGFPVGPPPMLADQFPGMHRSLSPGPTPQQQMRVLSMGIDQADLEALVFQQDLALHAHHSFQAGYNKQLQDKAYRNRQPQMNRSPVPGPHPAGRNSPCNAVTVLSASFTPTSVIRKMYETKEKSRDEPGSRPEGKEDAGNFQEDGSSPNSFLEGMDGNGPQTGGVKACSTPLSSQTRPSKEQERPKPGSAGHHTPTLVSPGPSFPRPIYPVPLLSHVPIVRPPPPQLHPSVVQRMLAQGIQPQQLGPALLQAGIFPQHVDLAQLQSLPPALLGQPLYPLGATGHPLLPPRANTHMQLAVMQQQLQQQQRPTLHHPTVHGPQSQNHGPHRTNHSQRREGSPPLGLAKWFGSDVLEQPLPSMPAKVISVDELEFRP, from the exons ATGGAGAAGGATGCGTGTGTTGAAGAAAAGGATAATGGTGAAGCCGTCATGGAGCTTGTAAATGAGCCAGTGAGAGACCCAGTGAAAGACCCAAATGCATCATCAGCTTACAGATACTCAAAG GAGGAGCTTTTGGAAATAAAGGAATACCCATTCTCTAATGAAAGGCCTGAGTGTCTTTCAGAAAAATATGACAG TGATGGTGTGTGGGACCCAGAGAAATGGCATGCCTCACTCTACCCAACATCAGAGTGTAGCTCCCCAGTAGAAGGTTATAAAAAGGAATATGTGGAAGATCGAGTCCCTTTGAAACGTAGAATTGCAG ATCCCCGTGAGCGACTAAAGGAGGATGACCTAGATGTTGTGCTGAGTCCCCAACGCCGCAGCTTTGGAGGGGGCTGTCAGGGCATTGCTGCTCCTGCACCTCTTACCCGCCGCCCTGTCAGCCCATTGGAGAACAAGGAGAACGAGACTCTCAGACTAGGAGGGGCTCGCCGCATCGGCAGTGGTCGCATCATGGCAGCACGAGGCTTTGAGAGGGAAGGTCgtgtagagaaagaaagagaacgagagagggactTTAAGGATAAGAGGTTCCGG CAGCGAGACTTTGGTGACAAGCGTGTTTTCAGTGAAAGAAGAAGGAATGACTCCTATGCAGAAGAGGAACCTGAATGGTTCTCAGGAggtcctaccagccaatcagagaccatTGAGCTCATTGGATTTGATGACAAGATTCTGGAGGAAGATAAACGTAGACCCAAGCGTTCAAGGAAGCGAACGGACTCTGTGAGAGAAG CAGTGGAATGTAATGGTGGTTTAGCAGAGGAGCCAGATGTGGTCCGAGATTCCACTGCAGATCAGGAGGTCCCACACCCGGAGGTCCTCCCAGAGCAAACATCTGGAGACTTTGACTTCAATGAGTTCTTCAACCTGGAGAAGACCATGCCAGGGTTGGCTTCG ATGATAGAAGATGTTCTGGGGGAGGGCCCTGTATCAGCCAGCCGCTTCAGCCGATGGTTCTCTAGTAACCTGAGCCCCTCTGGTAGCCGCTCCAGCAGTCTACGCTCCACCCCACACGAAGAGCTGGAAAGACTGGCAG GCTTCGACCCCCGATGTACCTCCCCCAGCCAGGGACCGGCACCGTACTTCACGCCCATCCAGTCAGAGCGCAAGGAGAAGGTCGATATCCTGGAGCTGCTTCACAAGGCCAAGATAGACCTGAAGCCTCTCCTCTCAAGCCTTTCTGTCAACAAGGCGCGACTACGAGAGAGTA CTCACTCAGGTGTGGTGCTCtctctggaggaggtggagggagggctaAAGGGGCTGAAAGTGAGTTCTGAGCCACAGGCTCGCAAGGCTCCCCATCAGCAGCGGGGGGATGGAACACCCTTCATGGCTGAGCATCTGGAAGAAGCTTTAACAGGCAGCTCTGTGGGGCCCCGCGGCCGTCCACGGGATCCTGACATGTCAGCCTTCAACAAGCTGGTCAGCAGCATGAAGGCAAGTGGAACTTTGCCTACCCACCCCAAAGTCAACACCAACAAC CTTCAGCAATCCTCAGACCCTACCCTGATGCCACTGCCTGAAGCCCAGGTGCCCGCTCCACAGCCGAAGAACATATTCCAG GAGCTCCTGGGTGCTCAGTGTCCTCCACACAGTGGCTCCCCCATACTCCTCAGCAGCCTGCTGCCCAGCCCTGATGCCCTGCCAGCCTCTACCCATGGCCTGTTGCAGCACAGGGgcccctcacccccactctTCCCACAGAGGGCACCATCACCAGACTACTTTAGTGGACGCATGCAGCCTGCAGCAG GGTTTCCTGTTGGTCCACCACCTATGTTGGCAGATCAGTTCCCAGGCATGCATCGATCATTGAGCCCTGGACCTACTCCACAGCAGCAG ATGAGGGTGCTCTCTATGGGGATAGATCAGGCTGACCTGGAGGCCCTGGTGTTTCAGCAGGACTTGGCTCTGCATGCGCATCACTCTTTCCAGGCAGGCTACAACAAGCAGCTCCAGGACAAGGCCTATCGCAACAG ACAACCACAAATGAATCGGTCCCCAGTCCCAGGCCCTCATCCTGCTGGCAGAAACTCTCCTTGCAATGCAgtcactgtg CTGTCTGCGTCCTTTACTCCCACATCTGTGATCCGAAAAATGTACGAGACAAAAGAGAAAAGTAGAGATGAGCCAGGTAGTCGTCCTGAGGGCAAGGAGGACGCTGGAAACTTTCAAGAAG ACGGCAGCTCCCCTAATTCTTTCCTGGAAGGAATGGATGGGAATGGTCCTCAGACTGGTGGGGTAAAAGCCTGCTCCACCCCACTCTCCTCCCAAACTCGGCCCTCCAAGGAACAAGAGCGTCCAAAGCCCGGCTCTGCTGGACACCATACTCCCACATTGGTGTCCCCTGGGCCATCCTTTCCCAGACCTATCTATCCAGTACCACTGCTATCCCATGTTCCAATCGTacgtccccctccaccccagcttCACCCCAGCGTGGTGCAAAGGATGTTGGCCCAGGGAATCCAGCCCCAACAGCTTGGCCCGGCTTTGCTACAAGCAG GTATATTTCCACAACATGTAGACCTTGCACAGCTTCAGAGCTTACCCCCTGCCTTGCTTGGACAACCCCTCTACCCACTTGGTGCAACAGGGCACCCTCTCTTACCTCCCAGAGCCAACACCCACATGCAGCTAGCAGTTATGCAGCAGCAACTCCAACAGCAACAAAGACCAA CACTGCATCATCCAACAGTCCACGGCCCTCAGTCTCAAAACCATGGCCCCCATCGGACGAACCACTCCCAGCGGCGCGAGGGCAGCCCCCCTCTCGGCCTGGCCAAGTGGTTTGGCTCGGATGTACTGGAGCAGCCCCTTCCCTCCATGCCTGCTAAAGTTATAAGCGTTGACGAACTGGAGTTCCGGCCGTGA